The DNA sequence aataataaataattttacatataCATTTAATTAcgtaaaaataactattttatatattgatcacgtaaataattatttaaaaaaatagatgtAATTGTAcgattatgtaaaatattttataatatatcaaaattaaattttaataatttttaattattaaatttatataaaaataactatctgcgaatttttttttagtatataacatatttaaattaaaagagaaattgTTGGCAAATGGGGAAATTAAAGGACCCACACGCTTTAGAAAAACCCAAGCCGAATTTGTCACGTGAGAGTTACATGTGTGTCCAAACTCACCTATAATATGCCTCGAATCTTCATTCTTCATTCTCTTTTGttgatgcatgcatgcatataTTTGTGGTATATATATGTCGAAagcataaataataataatattattacttGGACCAAATTAAAGTAGTTGATTCAATTGTGAATCAATGGCAAGATTGTTGCGCACTGGTACTAATTATTATAGGCCTATTCgatttcttcattcttcttcttcttcttcttcctgcTTTGTCAAATGTGTGAGCACGCACCAAAGCAGCAAGGCCACTTCATTGAACAGCAACAATGGAGATAACAAGGGACAAAGAAAACCAGTGGTGGCTGTGAAGGCGGCATCCGTGGCTGCCAAAATCAATAAGCCATGGGATAATATTTTACACCCCGAGATGCTCATTGAAAGGGTAATAATTCTGTACTTAACATAATATAAAggaattaatataataattaagaaTATATAATCTTAGGTTTCACTACCTGTGGTTGCAGGCAATAATTGATTGCAGATTTTTTACACTGCTTGCGGTAGCAGGATCTTTACTTGGCTCGCTACTCTGCTTT is a window from the Arachis stenosperma cultivar V10309 chromosome 3, arast.V10309.gnm1.PFL2, whole genome shotgun sequence genome containing:
- the LOC130967816 gene encoding uncharacterized protein LOC130967816 isoform X3 — encoded protein: MARLLRTGTNYYRPIRFLHSSSSSSSCFVKCVSTHQSSKATSLNSNNGDNKGQRKPVVAVKAASVAAKINKPWDNILHPEMLIERAIIDCRFFTLLAVAGSLLGSLLCFVEGCVLVVECYGHYFHTLGQRLDQHHLVQLLIEAIDMFLVGTALLVFGAGLYTMFVGSRTTNNNKKEKDATSMHSESNILDLFYTKLSNFLSDRWWSWVGRDAIN
- the LOC130967816 gene encoding uncharacterized protein LOC130967816 isoform X6, with amino-acid sequence MARLLRTGTNYYRPIRFLHSSSSSSSCFVKCVSTHQSSKATSLNSNNGDNKGQRKPVVAVKAASVAAKINKPWDNILHPEMLIERAIIDCRFFTLLAVAGSLLGSLLCFVEGCVLVVECYGHYFHTLGQRLDQHHLVQLLIEAIDMFLVGTALLVFGAGLYTMFVGSRTTNNNKKEKDATSMHSESNILDLFYTKVVVLGG
- the LOC130967816 gene encoding uncharacterized protein LOC130967816 isoform X7; the encoded protein is MARLLRTGTNYYRPIRFLHSSSSSSSCFVKCVSTHQSSKATSLNSNNGDNKGQRKPVVAVKAASVAAKINKPWDNILHPEMLIERAIIDCRFFTLLAVAGSLLGSLLCFVEGCVLVVECYGHYFHTLGQRLDQHHLVQLLIEAIGTALLVFGAGLYTMFVGSRTTNNNKKEKDATSMHSESNILDLFYTKVVVLGG
- the LOC130967816 gene encoding uncharacterized protein LOC130967816 isoform X5 codes for the protein MARLLRTGTNYYRPIRFLHSSSSSSSCFVKCVSTHQSSKATSLNSNNGDNKGQRKPVVAVKAASVAAKINKPWDNILHPEMLIERAIIDCRFFTLLAVAGSLLGSLLCFVEGCVLVVECYGHYFHTLGQRLDQHHLVQLLIEAIGTALLVFGAGLYTMFVGSRTTNNNKKEKDATSMHSESNILDLFYTKLSNFLSDRWWSWVGRDAIN
- the LOC130967816 gene encoding uncharacterized protein LOC130967816 isoform X4: MARLLRTGTNYYRPIRFLHSSSSSSSCFVKCVSTHQSSKATSLNSNNGDNKGQRKPVVAVKAASVAAKINKPWDNILHPEMLIERAIIDCRFFTLLAVAGSLLGSLLCFVEGCVLVVECYGHYFHTLGQRLDQHHLVQLLIEAIGGGPGWVGMQSIEEAKSKIGHAVMMIVQVGILEKLKDIPLVTAIDLASFAAVLLTSSASIFVLSKLYS